In one window of Cytophagaceae bacterium ABcell3 DNA:
- a CDS encoding glycosyltransferase family 2 protein, whose amino-acid sequence MKVTGKIDKAILLDFPTEDISTLLPYVKQPKAADQTREDQIRSFRQEVAKLNQEILRFLFHDIHKCDIGDVIGKSLSAKIPDHFYEKARQIFCGASNNIFLLNDFSILLLDFWVIVVKDAVFFSTLKTPEEIRRSFSEKGFKDLSEESLMKLWYGYNRKILEYAAKDSGRIRIVNYYNGYLDSLKEVFEYANQTEKESLVKKSETEKLIQEKENLLGYIQLLSNTLEKYEKRIYAIESSSLWKVKGFLAKVKFILTSPCYAPKRGFKFLQRLKFLSSGNGRKVILKAMNIIWSSVSGVFKPKRKQVADLTAPAREAGLLAHSSVSFEEQKNILPLLPQKPLISIVIPVIEAENKYFEHALANIAGQGYENFEVLLIYPGYREPGSFVNEISSDKRFRVIKSAGKDFVGLCNIALGQIKGEYALIHRQNDLLTIDALYQFVVTVNKNPDADLVYSDELVVGAKGEVINKVSKVNFSPDVIYNYNIIGSSFILKSSLLGKVGLLSAEYKHSYMYDFLLRVAENTSQIAYTPKVCYHRRQLNKKPAEMIFEDKYVVDQSLKRRGEGGKSSFLYPGVLSVKYPVKNYSKVSIVIPAKDKADVLEKCLESIAEKTTYPDFEVLVVDNGSTEEPFLTLIEKWENQSEIDFKCYKKDIPFNFSKLVNFGVEKSSGEYVVLLNNDTEVITGEWLELMLGQAQRDRVGVVGAKLLFPNNKIQHAGITLNEECVAFHDFMGEDGDTGKNIRQINLLRESEVLTAACIMCSKKLYKEVGGFDEEFAVECNDLDFCLKVKSEGYTNLYVPYVSLFHYESMSRGNPYVTSKSLTRHMYELQKFKVKWMSFTGKQV is encoded by the coding sequence ATGAAAGTTACGGGCAAAATTGATAAGGCTATATTGTTGGATTTTCCTACTGAGGATATTTCAACATTACTACCATATGTGAAGCAGCCAAAGGCTGCCGATCAGACGCGGGAGGATCAAATACGTTCTTTCAGGCAAGAGGTGGCAAAGCTAAATCAGGAAATTTTACGGTTTCTGTTTCATGATATACATAAATGCGACATTGGTGATGTTATAGGAAAGTCTCTTTCTGCTAAAATTCCTGATCATTTTTATGAAAAGGCTAGACAGATTTTTTGCGGAGCTTCCAACAATATTTTTCTTTTAAATGACTTCTCGATTCTACTCCTTGACTTTTGGGTGATTGTGGTTAAAGATGCTGTGTTTTTCAGCACGCTTAAAACCCCAGAAGAAATACGTAGGTCCTTTTCGGAAAAAGGTTTCAAGGACTTATCTGAGGAAAGTTTGATGAAACTATGGTATGGTTACAATCGGAAGATTTTGGAATATGCCGCAAAAGATAGTGGCAGGATTCGGATAGTTAATTATTACAATGGCTATTTGGACTCTTTGAAAGAGGTATTTGAGTATGCTAACCAAACAGAAAAAGAGTCTCTCGTAAAGAAATCTGAAACAGAAAAGCTTATACAAGAGAAAGAAAATCTTTTGGGTTACATACAGTTACTCAGCAATACCTTGGAAAAATATGAGAAGAGGATATATGCTATAGAAAGCAGTAGCTTATGGAAGGTAAAAGGTTTTCTTGCAAAGGTTAAATTTATACTTACTTCTCCTTGTTATGCGCCTAAAAGAGGGTTCAAGTTTTTACAAAGACTAAAGTTTCTATCTTCTGGAAATGGGCGCAAAGTTATTTTAAAGGCTATGAATATTATATGGTCTTCAGTGAGTGGTGTTTTCAAGCCAAAAAGAAAACAAGTTGCGGACCTAACTGCTCCAGCACGTGAAGCAGGGCTGTTGGCACACTCCAGCGTAAGCTTTGAGGAACAGAAAAATATTTTGCCTTTGCTGCCTCAGAAGCCTCTTATTTCTATAGTGATTCCTGTAATAGAAGCTGAAAATAAGTACTTTGAACATGCTTTGGCAAATATAGCAGGCCAAGGCTACGAAAATTTCGAGGTTTTATTGATATATCCTGGTTATAGGGAGCCTGGGAGTTTTGTAAATGAAATATCTTCGGACAAAAGGTTTCGGGTAATAAAATCAGCAGGAAAAGATTTTGTGGGTTTATGCAATATTGCTTTGGGACAAATTAAAGGGGAATATGCATTGATTCACAGGCAAAATGATTTGCTCACTATTGATGCATTGTACCAGTTTGTGGTAACAGTCAATAAAAACCCTGACGCAGATTTGGTTTACTCAGACGAGTTAGTGGTTGGAGCTAAAGGGGAGGTGATCAACAAAGTATCTAAAGTTAATTTTAGTCCAGATGTTATTTATAATTATAACATTATTGGAAGTAGTTTTATATTAAAAAGTAGTCTATTAGGTAAAGTAGGACTTTTGAGTGCAGAATATAAGCATAGCTATATGTATGACTTTTTGTTACGTGTAGCGGAAAATACTTCTCAAATTGCTTATACTCCTAAAGTGTGCTACCATAGAAGGCAATTAAATAAAAAGCCAGCTGAAATGATTTTTGAAGATAAATATGTTGTAGACCAGTCTTTAAAGCGCAGAGGCGAAGGGGGGAAGTCTTCTTTTCTTTACCCAGGGGTGTTGTCTGTAAAGTATCCGGTCAAGAACTATTCCAAAGTGTCAATTGTCATACCTGCCAAAGATAAAGCAGATGTTTTGGAAAAGTGTCTGGAATCTATTGCTGAGAAAACTACCTATCCTGACTTTGAAGTTTTGGTAGTGGACAACGGTAGTACAGAAGAACCTTTTTTAACGCTTATTGAAAAGTGGGAAAATCAAAGTGAAATTGACTTTAAGTGTTACAAAAAAGATATACCATTTAATTTCTCAAAGCTCGTTAATTTTGGTGTAGAGAAGTCTTCAGGTGAATATGTTGTACTTTTAAACAACGATACTGAAGTTATTACAGGGGAATGGCTTGAACTAATGTTGGGTCAAGCGCAAAGAGACCGCGTTGGGGTGGTAGGAGCTAAACTGCTTTTTCCTAACAACAAAATTCAGCATGCAGGAATTACCCTTAATGAAGAATGTGTTGCTTTTCATGATTTTATGGGGGAAGATGGAGATACCGGTAAAAACATTAGACAGATCAATTTGCTTAGAGAGTCTGAGGTGTTGACGGCTGCATGCATTATGTGTAGCAAAAAACTGTACAAAGAAGTGGGCGGTTTTGATGAGGAATTTGCAGTAGAGTGTAACGATTTGGACTTCTGTTTAAAAGTAAAGTCAGAAGGGTATACTAATCTGTATGTTCCTTATGTAAGCCTGTTCCATTACGAGTCAATGTCTCGCGGTAACCCTTATGTAACCTCAAAATCTTTGACCAGGCATATGTATGAGCTTCAGAAGTTCAAAGTGAAATGGATGTCCTTTACAGGAAAGCAAGTATAG
- a CDS encoding response regulator, whose translation MQKLNCVLLVDDDQINNFINESMIRRMNLADKVKITLNGEEALLYLAKHGSQFDSDFPELIILDQHMPEMEGAEFLELFNQINANNDKKAKIVVLTASDNPDIKEKLQSLGVRDFLIKPLTEEKLKKVIDE comes from the coding sequence ATGCAAAAGTTAAATTGCGTACTTTTAGTGGACGATGACCAGATCAACAATTTCATCAACGAATCCATGATCAGGAGAATGAATCTGGCTGACAAAGTAAAAATCACTTTGAATGGCGAAGAGGCTTTACTTTACCTGGCCAAACATGGATCTCAGTTCGACTCTGATTTTCCTGAGTTAATCATTTTGGATCAGCACATGCCCGAAATGGAAGGGGCTGAATTCTTGGAATTGTTCAATCAAATAAACGCCAACAATGATAAAAAGGCAAAGATTGTGGTATTAACTGCGTCTGATAATCCTGATATCAAAGAAAAACTACAGAGTTTAGGAGTAAGGGATTTTCTTATTAAGCCTTTAACCGAAGAAAAATTAAAGAAAGTTATTGACGAGTAA
- a CDS encoding class I SAM-dependent methyltransferase has protein sequence MNDANLTFYENLGIDPFKELAIKGGFNSFVDLELAYPYLKESNSILEIGAGYGRCIDFFLEKKFQGTLIGIEQSTPMVAHLEKKYKEEIKKDKVKIYKVDAKNLNLSQKVDAAIWMWSGIIDFSPEEQKKTISLISDHLTEKGALFIDIPRIGFRTYAEHKDLQNLHLDTPFGSLNCYIPDLKDIQKYSSVAGFNKITSLDYKTTTDKERTLYILHKYKCSH, from the coding sequence ATGAATGATGCAAACCTTACCTTCTATGAAAATCTAGGGATAGACCCTTTTAAGGAGTTAGCTATTAAGGGAGGTTTTAATTCATTTGTAGACCTAGAACTTGCGTATCCATATTTAAAAGAGTCAAACAGCATTCTGGAAATAGGTGCTGGGTATGGTCGATGCATAGACTTCTTCCTAGAAAAAAAATTCCAAGGTACTTTAATTGGTATAGAGCAAAGCACTCCTATGGTAGCCCACTTGGAAAAGAAATATAAAGAAGAGATAAAGAAAGACAAAGTTAAGATCTATAAAGTAGACGCTAAAAACCTAAACCTATCCCAGAAAGTAGACGCTGCTATATGGATGTGGTCTGGCATAATAGATTTCTCCCCTGAAGAACAAAAAAAAACCATTAGTCTTATAAGTGACCACCTTACAGAAAAAGGGGCTTTGTTTATAGATATTCCAAGAATAGGGTTCAGAACCTACGCAGAGCATAAGGATTTACAGAACCTTCATCTGGACACCCCTTTCGGAAGCCTAAACTGCTACATACCAGATTTAAAAGACATCCAAAAGTATAGCTCCGTAGCTGGTTTTAATAAAATCACAAGCCTAGACTATAAAACCACTACCGATAAGGAGCGCACACTATATATTTTACACAAATACAAATGTTCCCATTAA
- a CDS encoding Na+/H+ antiporter NhaC family protein, with protein sequence MKFKFFKLFLFLILLVSPAWKLLALDEPSIYNFNVEGPDLVLGESFSEIVITALNQEGIRDSSVTGKHQVIINGNPNIIEFRSGEAYYTTRVEEGVEFVFEIADTGVQRYLHIRHFPAWVSLLPPLVAVLLAILLREVVVSLFLSIYIGVLLLTGLRVSNIVPALLNVVDTYIVEAILDVRHLSILLFAFFIGGMVALISKSGGIAGLAGKLSGFVRSGRSAQVASFCLSILLFFDIYANTLINGHSMRAFFDRYRLSREKLAFIVHATASSVTAIGFVSIWIGVQLGYINDAALYLSIEEDAYALFLQSIQYAFYPFFMLFFIIMLIVTGIDFGYMKKAVDLTRGKGVVQENTDYKKNLENNMNMLVNPEKTGSSSWVKAFLPVAVVIVTALVGLEYTGARNSYEMLINEGVRIGEYSFVGVWQNLEHLTNGAGVITKAGVLLANSDFYVALLWGSFSGLLVAFVIALINRKADFGGIIESMFMGFKLMLPVAMVLIFAWAFADVLKNLETSEYLASVFSGFYFPQLIPLLTFFIAALFTFSTGSVLGTMAILYPLLVPASWVISMEAGLSMDETRDIFYHMIAVILTGAVFGNLVSPVSDTAILASIASDCDRRAHVKTQFPYVLLVAVISVVVLLVSILGIHWSLNYLLGMVLIAFLILTQREKGLSSQTNEDDEE encoded by the coding sequence ATGAAATTTAAGTTTTTTAAGCTTTTTCTTTTTTTAATACTGCTCGTTTCCCCAGCCTGGAAGCTTTTGGCCCTTGATGAGCCTTCTATTTACAACTTTAACGTAGAAGGACCAGATTTGGTATTAGGAGAATCTTTTTCTGAGATAGTGATTACGGCTTTAAATCAAGAAGGTATTAGGGATTCAAGTGTTACGGGGAAACACCAGGTTATCATAAATGGCAATCCAAACATAATAGAGTTTAGGAGTGGAGAGGCTTATTATACCACGAGGGTAGAGGAGGGAGTAGAGTTTGTCTTTGAAATTGCAGACACGGGTGTGCAACGCTATCTTCATATTCGACATTTTCCGGCTTGGGTGAGTTTGTTGCCGCCATTAGTTGCTGTATTGCTGGCCATACTTCTGAGAGAGGTGGTAGTTTCTTTATTTTTAAGTATTTATATAGGTGTTTTGTTGCTTACGGGACTTCGTGTTTCCAATATAGTTCCAGCATTGCTAAATGTGGTAGATACCTATATCGTTGAGGCCATCTTGGATGTAAGACATTTGTCTATTTTACTTTTTGCCTTTTTTATAGGAGGTATGGTGGCCTTAATTTCTAAAAGTGGGGGTATTGCTGGTCTTGCAGGTAAGCTTTCAGGCTTTGTTAGGTCGGGGAGGTCTGCCCAGGTGGCATCCTTCTGTCTTTCCATTCTGCTTTTCTTTGATATTTATGCCAATACCTTAATCAACGGACATTCTATGCGTGCGTTTTTTGATAGGTATAGACTGTCGAGGGAAAAGCTTGCATTTATAGTGCACGCTACAGCTTCTTCTGTTACTGCCATAGGCTTTGTTTCAATATGGATCGGTGTTCAGTTAGGTTATATAAATGATGCGGCACTTTATTTATCAATTGAGGAGGATGCCTACGCACTTTTTCTTCAATCTATTCAATACGCTTTTTACCCTTTTTTTATGCTATTTTTTATCATAATGCTCATTGTTACAGGTATTGACTTTGGCTATATGAAGAAGGCTGTGGACCTGACCAGAGGCAAAGGGGTTGTGCAAGAAAATACCGACTATAAAAAGAACCTAGAGAACAATATGAATATGTTGGTTAATCCTGAAAAGACAGGTAGCAGTAGTTGGGTAAAAGCGTTTTTGCCGGTGGCAGTGGTCATTGTTACGGCCCTAGTAGGCTTGGAGTATACGGGAGCCAGAAACTCATATGAAATGTTGATCAATGAAGGGGTGCGTATAGGGGAATACTCTTTTGTAGGTGTATGGCAAAACCTAGAGCATCTTACCAATGGTGCTGGTGTTATTACTAAAGCAGGGGTGCTTTTGGCTAACTCAGATTTTTATGTGGCCTTGCTTTGGGGTTCTTTTTCTGGACTGTTGGTGGCTTTTGTTATTGCCCTAATTAATAGAAAGGCTGATTTTGGAGGGATTATAGAAAGTATGTTTATGGGCTTTAAATTGATGTTGCCTGTGGCTATGGTCCTTATTTTTGCTTGGGCTTTTGCCGATGTGCTTAAAAACCTCGAAACGTCAGAATATTTGGCATCGGTGTTTTCTGGGTTTTATTTTCCGCAGCTTATTCCTTTGTTGACCTTTTTCATAGCTGCTCTTTTTACCTTTTCCACTGGCTCTGTTTTAGGTACCATGGCCATTTTGTACCCACTTCTAGTACCTGCATCATGGGTAATAAGTATGGAGGCTGGTTTGTCAATGGACGAAACAAGAGATATCTTTTACCATATGATTGCTGTTATTTTAACAGGAGCTGTGTTTGGCAATCTTGTTTCACCTGTTTCTGACACCGCTATTCTAGCATCTATTGCCTCAGATTGCGATAGACGTGCACACGTAAAAACTCAGTTCCCCTATGTTTTATTAGTAGCTGTGATTAGTGTGGTCGTACTACTGGTTTCAATTCTGGGCATACACTGGTCTTTAAACTACTTACTGGGAATGGTGTTGATTGCTTTTTTGATTTTGACGCAGCGAGAAAAGGGACTATCCAGCCAGACAAATGAAGACGATGAAGAGTAG
- a CDS encoding acyl-CoA thioesterase, with protein MDYFGYKPVSYSRTTITELMIPSYANFGGKIHGGILLSLMDKVAYACASKHAGNYCVTVSVDNVDFLQPVDVGDLVSLNASVHYVGKTSLVIGIQVIAENVTSSTVKHTNTSYFTMVAKGDDNKTREVPGLILETRSELKNYIEAIKRKEAKFNYKQTLEYLHDNLDIDEELSKLKNERCKVGLPD; from the coding sequence ATGGATTATTTCGGATATAAACCAGTCAGCTACTCAAGAACAACTATAACAGAGCTAATGATCCCCTCCTATGCCAACTTTGGAGGCAAAATTCACGGAGGAATACTATTGTCATTAATGGACAAAGTAGCTTACGCATGTGCATCTAAGCATGCTGGAAACTACTGCGTTACGGTTTCAGTAGACAATGTAGACTTCCTACAACCGGTAGATGTGGGAGATTTGGTATCTCTAAATGCCTCCGTCCACTATGTAGGCAAAACATCATTAGTCATTGGTATACAAGTTATTGCAGAAAACGTAACCAGCTCCACCGTCAAACATACCAATACCTCCTACTTTACCATGGTGGCAAAAGGTGACGACAATAAAACAAGAGAAGTACCAGGGCTTATTCTCGAAACAAGGTCTGAACTAAAGAATTACATTGAGGCGATCAAAAGGAAAGAAGCTAAGTTTAACTATAAACAGACGCTGGAGTACTTGCATGACAACTTGGATATTGACGAAGAGTTATCTAAACTTAAAAATGAACGTTGTAAGGTAGGGCTGCCTGACTAG
- a CDS encoding phenylalanine 4-monooxygenase, whose protein sequence is MQNKIIKYTEKEHKIWSVLYSRMMLLLPETADSAILEGLKKIGFPSDHIPDFDEINGLLQSFTDWKLVPLEEMVSDNEFIGMLADKKYPCRTWIRSQEQVDSEADVYDIFHDVLGHTPLLTKPNYCAYLQGLGKLALEYINNEKAILTLKRIYWHTIQYGLKTCGNSLKIYGAHLITSRAETLFSTSAGVPKYNFNLEKIIETPYIKNRFQERYFVIEKYEELNNSLSDIEKLLKDKYT, encoded by the coding sequence ATGCAAAACAAAATAATAAAATATACTGAGAAGGAACATAAAATTTGGTCAGTACTTTACAGCCGAATGATGCTATTGTTACCTGAAACAGCAGATTCTGCTATACTAGAAGGCTTGAAAAAAATTGGCTTCCCGTCTGATCACATACCTGATTTTGATGAGATAAATGGCCTGCTGCAATCTTTTACAGACTGGAAACTTGTTCCATTGGAAGAGATGGTTTCAGACAATGAGTTTATAGGGATGCTTGCAGACAAGAAATACCCTTGCCGTACCTGGATCCGCTCTCAAGAGCAAGTAGATTCAGAGGCAGATGTGTACGACATTTTCCACGATGTCCTTGGCCATACCCCTTTACTCACTAAGCCCAACTATTGTGCATACCTTCAGGGTCTAGGCAAGCTTGCCCTTGAATATATTAATAATGAAAAAGCCATTCTTACATTAAAAAGAATTTACTGGCACACGATACAGTATGGCTTGAAAACTTGTGGCAACTCTTTAAAAATATATGGTGCGCACCTGATCACTTCCAGAGCTGAAACTTTGTTTTCTACAAGTGCAGGCGTTCCTAAATATAATTTTAACCTCGAAAAAATTATTGAAACTCCTTATATAAAGAATAGGTTTCAAGAACGTTATTTTGTAATTGAAAAGTACGAGGAATTAAACAACAGTCTTTCAGACATAGAAAAGTTACTGAAAGATAAATACACCTAA
- the meaB gene encoding methylmalonyl Co-A mutase-associated GTPase MeaB has product MATGTLKIRRRLSVEEYCEGIIKGNRRTLSKALTLAESQKQEDRQLFQEVLQKVMPYTGKSLRIGITGLPGAGKSTLIENAGTMLIGQGHQVAVLAVDPSSAVTGGSILGDKTRMSQLSSMPQAFIRPSPSGHSLGGIAAKTRESILLCEAAGFDIIIVETVGIGQTGAEVYNMTDIFLLMLLTGAGDELQAVKKGISELADIIVINKADGNNEEKAQQMKKSLEQIFDQTNKHGNKNILLHSSLKSNRTEHLLDAISNMQKHKMRSGQFLQKRKTQNLDWMHAEINKLLIQDFYESNIYQSASENYEKQVIEGSCPPALAAKKLLEVYRKGINNF; this is encoded by the coding sequence GTGGCAACAGGAACATTAAAAATCCGCAGGCGCCTTAGTGTAGAGGAATATTGTGAAGGCATTATAAAGGGCAATAGAAGAACGCTTAGCAAAGCCCTTACCTTGGCAGAAAGTCAAAAACAGGAAGACCGGCAGCTATTTCAGGAAGTACTGCAAAAAGTAATGCCATATACAGGAAAGTCTTTACGGATTGGTATAACAGGCCTGCCAGGTGCAGGCAAAAGCACATTAATTGAAAACGCTGGCACCATGCTTATTGGGCAAGGGCATCAAGTAGCAGTACTAGCGGTCGACCCTAGCAGTGCTGTAACAGGAGGCAGTATACTTGGGGATAAAACAAGAATGTCCCAACTTTCGTCTATGCCTCAAGCCTTCATTCGCCCATCCCCTTCAGGCCATTCTTTAGGAGGTATTGCCGCAAAAACCAGAGAGTCCATTTTGCTTTGCGAAGCGGCAGGTTTTGACATTATAATCGTCGAAACCGTGGGCATAGGACAGACAGGAGCTGAAGTATATAACATGACCGATATTTTCTTGCTTATGCTATTGACAGGCGCAGGCGATGAACTACAAGCCGTTAAAAAAGGCATCAGCGAATTAGCAGATATAATAGTCATAAACAAAGCAGACGGTAATAATGAGGAAAAGGCTCAACAAATGAAAAAAAGCTTGGAGCAAATATTTGATCAAACAAATAAGCATGGAAATAAAAACATTTTACTCCACTCTTCCCTTAAAAGCAATAGAACAGAACACTTGCTTGATGCCATAAGCAATATGCAAAAGCATAAAATGCGCTCGGGACAGTTTCTACAGAAAAGAAAAACCCAAAATCTGGACTGGATGCATGCGGAAATCAACAAGTTGTTAATACAAGACTTTTATGAATCAAATATCTACCAAAGCGCCTCAGAAAATTATGAAAAACAGGTAATTGAAGGGTCATGCCCCCCGGCGCTAGCCGCCAAAAAACTACTTGAGGTGTATAGGAAAGGGATTAATAACTTTTAA
- a CDS encoding redoxin domain-containing protein produces the protein MKKLLNFVFVLVFLIAFVGHELLAQKTGNILSLQGRFQDLSGNVVCLDEHVKGQTSVFIFFNPDCSISHELDAINESVESFGEDVQFYGVVSGGTHRSSEIKAYVEKHDLGFPVILDKHVRLSAMLSTEVGPTVFIVDQNKVLRYKGAITSRSGIGEMGTSYLELALEAVASGKDMSLIKTEVADCLLFPWSFLEGGAVFREVL, from the coding sequence ATGAAAAAGCTATTAAATTTTGTTTTTGTGTTAGTGTTTCTGATTGCTTTTGTGGGGCATGAACTATTGGCTCAAAAGACAGGAAATATATTGTCCTTGCAAGGCAGGTTTCAGGATTTGTCTGGTAATGTGGTATGTTTAGATGAGCATGTAAAGGGGCAAACCAGTGTTTTTATCTTTTTTAATCCAGATTGTTCCATATCTCATGAGTTAGATGCTATTAACGAATCTGTTGAGTCTTTTGGAGAAGATGTACAGTTTTATGGCGTAGTGTCAGGGGGCACTCATAGATCTTCTGAAATTAAGGCTTATGTTGAAAAGCATGATTTAGGCTTTCCGGTTATCTTGGATAAGCATGTTAGGCTTTCTGCTATGTTATCTACAGAGGTAGGGCCTACCGTTTTTATCGTAGATCAAAATAAAGTCTTGAGGTATAAAGGTGCAATTACGAGCAGAAGCGGAATAGGTGAAATGGGAACCAGTTATCTTGAATTGGCATTAGAGGCAGTAGCAAGTGGAAAGGATATGTCCTTGATTAAAACTGAAGTTGCTGACTGTCTTCTGTTTCCATGGTCTTTTTTAGAAGGTGGTGCTGTATTTAGGGAGGTGTTGTAA
- the trxA gene encoding thioredoxin produces MGKAIEITDSNFEQITSTDKPVLVDFWAEWCGPCKMIGPVVEEIAVDYDGKAVVGKVDVDTNPNVSAKFGIRSIPTLLVIKNGQVVEKQVGAVPKSVLVQKLDAHL; encoded by the coding sequence ATGGGAAAAGCAATAGAAATAACCGATTCTAATTTTGAGCAAATAACCAGTACTGACAAACCTGTATTAGTAGACTTCTGGGCTGAGTGGTGTGGTCCATGTAAAATGATTGGTCCTGTAGTAGAAGAAATTGCAGTAGACTATGATGGCAAAGCAGTAGTTGGAAAAGTTGACGTAGACACAAACCCTAATGTTTCTGCTAAATTTGGCATAAGAAGCATCCCTACACTACTTGTCATAAAAAATGGCCAAGTAGTAGAAAAGCAAGTAGGTGCAGTACCTAAATCAGTGCTTGTTCAAAAACTTGACGCACATTTATAA